Below is a genomic region from Medicago truncatula cultivar Jemalong A17 chromosome 3, MtrunA17r5.0-ANR, whole genome shotgun sequence.
AAAAACCTAATCTTGCATTGGGTAGGGAAATTCAACCCTGCAATTTTATTCATCTTTTATCACTTTTCACtcttaaaataagttttgttaattattgAGTTGAACGACAATCCCTTTAGAGAACGATACAACTTACTACatactttattatttattgtgatTTAGTGTAGTTGTCAATTTCGTTTGTAAATCTAGTGGTCGACCTGCATACACTATCAGAAAGTCTAAAATCAGGACCATTCACTAACTCCTTGGTAAGAAGACCCTTTGATACACTAATCATTCACTACAAAACATTCCCTCTTTCTCTTGGCAAGGTCCACCAATCATTCACTACAAAACACCATCACCCAAAAATCTTCTTTTATAAATGTTGATTGGTTACTAGAGATAAGTAAATCCCCATTACCAAACCAAGCAAAGAAATTAGGTGGAAGTCAACCATGAAATACATGATTAGCACCTTTGGAATCAACGCATTAAAGTAGGAAATGAAATTATTTGGTAGTTTAGCGTTAGAGAAAAATTAAAGCATCACGAGAGACACAAAAATACACCAAACAATAGACTTATAGCAAAGCAGCAACCACCTCCAAACCATCGAAATCCTTTGACTttgtaagaaaatatatattattccaTCAACTTAATTGAAAACTAACACAAGCTACAACTTCccatataaattattttctttaatttattcttGATGCAATATAGACTTCAAATTttcttgtaaccaaaaaaaaaaagacttcaaattttcaatttattaataGTTTCATATAAATACATGGCTTATTTATTTcacataatgatatttttaatgtCGACATGAGCCATGTTCATTACACATTGAGAAATCATGTTATTGAACTCAATTTGGATGGTTCTAAGACAGTGCCTTCACTCATTAAAGTAGTAGCAGAATGGGGATCATGTTTAGGTTTAGCTCCTATTCCTTCATAGTTTTCTTCATTGTAAACTGAAAATGGAACAAAAATATTAGCACAGTGATCAttgtaatatttatatattatttagttagtgaaaatattaattcaactcaaaaatgttatttaaatttCTGATGATATTAAGCTTTAAACAATGTAAATCACTAActctaaaaaaatgtaaatcacCTGGTGTTGGAGGAGGTTTACGGGGATCATGTCCAGGATTAGACCTCGGTGGTCCGTAATCGTCTATTTCATATTGGCTATTTTGGTTTCCTATTGAAAATCAATAccactattaatatttttgttaagaACGTGATAAATGCTAACAACACTCTAAATCTTAGTTGAAGTGTTTTAAATTGTTCAGACAAAATTCTATTGAAATAATCAAATTGgagagaatgaaaaagaaactaacTTGAAAATAAAGTAGGATCCCGAGCCCTAGCTGAGCATAGtagaaataaaaagaagaaggagaagtaTAAGCCACTTCGAGCTTCAAAagccattttattttctttatctctcACCTGGCCTCTCTGATCTCTACCtggttattattatatatagcaTAATAAGAGTGGCTTGCAACTTTGCATAAgagataatataattttatatggtAAATTCAAATTAAATGGTATATGGAAACATCCTTAAAGTTAatggattttataatttatttagtcaaaagttaaattttaaaaaattcaaataacgTCTAAGAATTCAAGTTTCTTTCTTTATACAATAATGTATTGGTCAAATTAGTACTTATAATTCTTTAAAATGTATACAACTTAATTCATATATGCTTCAAAGAATCGTACATTAGtccctatttattttttggattttgcaAATTGGTCTATTTTATCAACTTTTATTACAATTTTGGTCAGTTTTTCAACCTTgaatctacattttttttttacaacttttacacgttttttttgACTACATTTATGGTAGTTATAACCTATCTTATCATTCCCACCTATAAATATCCCTCCAAACTTCTCCATTTCCTCACACCATCTCACACTCTCACTCTCCTCCTCATTCTCTCCCCCTATGAATCtccttcttttccttcttttatatctattatttttaggGTTTGGTGTAAAAAGAGGCTAATCTTGGGGTAAAAAGATGATTCGTGAGTAGCCTTCTTGGGGTAAAAAGAAGCAGACTTGGTTTTACCCCAGGAAGGCAGATTTTCTTGTGgatttcttttagttttaccaCAAGAAGGTAGGTTTtctgatggttttttttttcttcgtagatttagttttaccccaatgtaaatgtaataagaattatattaataaaatgatattttatatctattatttttgttcctttatttttgttaattttttcatttattttatatgattgtgtgtgtattgaataaataaattcgaataaagtaaataaataaatttgaataaagtaaataaataaattcgaataaaatgAATCAATAAAGTCaaataaagtgaataaataaattataataaagtgaataaattaatttgaacaaagtgaataaataaattagaataaagtaaataaaaaaatttgaataacgtaaatatataaattcgaataaagtgaataaattaatttgaataaagtgaataaataaattagaatagaGTAAATAAATACATTCAAATAAAGACTAATTAAACCTaacgtgaattcgaataaaaattgcgtattcgaataaagactaattaaatctaacgtgaattcgaataaaaattgtgtaatgaataaataaattcgaaaagtgaataaataaattattgttccattcaaaacaacatgtattatgcaaaatcaactatatatgttatcacatcaAATTCAATCATATAAGACGAGTCATCACATAAAGAATGAGTTGCATTCTGTGACACTCATCTTATATGAAGGAATTCGATATCATAACTTAAAAGTTACATTACATAAAGTTCCTAAATATGTATATCaatacattacattacattcagGTATTCGGGTAGagccttccaactacaacaattatcttaccttTGAAAtgaggtaaattcaaacttgctaaacgACAACTCTCAAACATTCACCCGGAAGTtctattgttccattcaaaagattaaattcttgttagtttggtttagatgatggtattgaagtgtcaaaagaatgaggtgcatttcTTGACACTTCAATACTTTCATATAAACCaaactaacaagaatttaatcttttgaaaggAACAATAAAACTTCCGGGTGAATGCTTGGGACTGTCatatagcaagtttgaattatcCCATTTCataggtaagacaattgttgtagttggaaggtgcatTCCCTACCTAATAATCACGATATTCTAGCGGAATCAAACTGTGGAgaatatcttcagttgatctcaacAACGTTCCACACATATGATCCACgagaacatgttgtgctcccaaaacatggtcCTCACATCCTCGTCGTTtgttaattccacccaactgAGTGATATTCTCCCATCGTCGaacgttggacgtttataccaaataaatactaattaaacctaacgtgaattcgaataaaaattgtgtattcgaATAAAGACTAATTAAACCTaacgtgaattcgaataaaaattacGTATTCGAATAAagactaattaaatctaacgtgaattcgaataaaaattgtgtaatgaataaataaattcgaaaagtgaataaataaattattgttccattcaaaaccaCATGTATTATGTAGAATcaacatgtattatgcattCCGTTCCATTTCGCTCGTTTTAAGTTATTCAAACATAGCCTAAAACTCAGAAACCCGTAATTAAAAAGAATGAACACTCAAAGTCATAGGTTAGTTATCGGTTTGAACAGGTAAATATTTACAGGTATTCTTCATATGTATTAATAGTAAAACATGTCATcggattctgattttttttttttgtatcttcaCAGtctaaattgataaatttttagCAAGTAtactaaaactatcgaagtaataaaataagttcgtatcgacgaggactgtgttaatctcaacttagcaataaaattaatatctatgatgtgtaaattttataagtgcgtgaggcagtaggtttgtgtgcataaaaaataaataaaagttgttgaaagATGATTTGAGAAGGATGATTAAGCCGATGAATCCGCTATTGCTTTATATGAGTAGTTTACCTCCCTTTATTCCTAATTACTATTCaatctttacgacaaattaactaagtagttttgatcaatctcttgactcaaaaccatttcctaagttataaccttttaatctcttaaaccgattgaataaccgcgGAAGCGAT
It encodes:
- the LOC112419902 gene encoding uncharacterized protein yields the protein MAFEARSGLYFSFFFLFLLCSARARDPTLFSRNQNSQYEIDDYGPPRSNPGHDPRKPPPTPVYNEENYEGIGAKPKHDPHSATTLMSEGTVLEPSKLSSIT